In one window of Posidoniimonas corsicana DNA:
- a CDS encoding deoxyribodipyrimidine photolyase, giving the protein MDVPQTRIRELTERPANKAGDFVLYWMTAFRRAHYNFSLQRAIEWAAELDKPLVILEALRCDYQWASDRLHRFVIEGMRDNAADFSGQRLLYYPYLEEEQEGGKGLIRALTDRACVLVSDDFPCFFLPRMFKAVDKRIDVKFELVDSNGLYPMRGADKVFSRAFDLRRHLQKELLPHLAECPKRSPLQGYSLPELSNLPQEITKKWSPADLDSALDGGEFLEQLPIDHDVRPGPIVGGSVAGRKRLTDFIDNKLDEYGELRNQPQEDAVSGLSPYLHFGHTSVHEVFETLSERVGWNPSKVSGKANGARNGWWGLDESVEGFLDELVTWRELGLNMCSHRDDYDQYDSLPDWAQETLAEHADDKREHTYTLEQFEQAKTHDELWNAAQRQLVRDGAIHNYLRMLWGKKILHWSASPREALDIMIELNNKYAIDGRNPNSYSGIFWVLGRYDRPWGPEREIFGKIRYMTCDNTRRKVKVDGYLKKYSAGGRQTELGFE; this is encoded by the coding sequence TTGGACGTACCGCAGACCCGGATCAGAGAGCTGACGGAGCGCCCGGCGAACAAGGCTGGCGACTTCGTTCTGTACTGGATGACCGCGTTCCGCCGGGCCCACTACAACTTCAGCCTGCAGCGGGCGATCGAGTGGGCGGCCGAGCTCGACAAGCCGCTGGTGATCCTCGAGGCGCTTCGCTGCGACTACCAGTGGGCCAGCGACCGTCTGCACCGATTCGTCATCGAAGGTATGCGAGATAACGCGGCGGACTTCAGTGGCCAGCGGCTCCTCTACTACCCCTACCTGGAGGAAGAGCAGGAAGGCGGCAAGGGGCTGATCCGGGCGCTGACCGATCGAGCGTGCGTTCTGGTTAGCGACGACTTCCCATGCTTCTTCCTGCCGCGGATGTTCAAGGCGGTCGACAAGCGGATCGACGTCAAGTTCGAGCTGGTCGACTCAAACGGCCTGTACCCGATGCGCGGCGCCGACAAGGTGTTCTCTCGTGCGTTCGATCTGCGGAGGCACCTGCAGAAGGAGCTGCTGCCGCACCTGGCGGAGTGCCCGAAGCGTTCGCCGCTGCAGGGGTACTCGCTGCCGGAGCTGAGTAATCTGCCGCAAGAGATCACAAAGAAATGGTCCCCGGCCGATCTCGATTCCGCACTGGACGGCGGCGAGTTCCTTGAGCAGCTGCCGATCGATCACGACGTGCGACCAGGCCCGATCGTCGGCGGCAGCGTCGCGGGCCGCAAGCGTCTGACCGACTTCATCGACAACAAGCTCGATGAATACGGCGAGCTCCGGAACCAGCCCCAGGAAGACGCCGTAAGCGGCCTGTCCCCCTACCTTCACTTTGGTCACACGTCGGTTCACGAGGTGTTCGAGACGCTCTCCGAGCGGGTCGGCTGGAACCCGAGCAAGGTCTCCGGCAAGGCGAACGGCGCCCGCAACGGGTGGTGGGGCCTGGATGAAAGCGTCGAAGGGTTCCTCGACGAACTGGTGACCTGGCGTGAGCTAGGGCTCAACATGTGCTCCCACCGCGACGACTACGACCAGTACGATTCACTGCCCGATTGGGCGCAGGAGACGCTGGCCGAGCACGCCGACGACAAACGCGAGCACACGTACACGCTGGAGCAGTTCGAGCAGGCCAAGACGCACGACGAGCTGTGGAACGCTGCGCAGCGGCAGCTGGTCCGGGACGGCGCCATCCACAACTACCTGCGGATGCTGTGGGGGAAGAAGATCCTGCACTGGTCGGCTTCGCCCCGCGAGGCGCTCGACATTATGATCGAGCTCAACAACAAGTACGCGATCGACGGCCGCAACCCCAACTCCTACAGCGGCATCTTCTGGGTGCTCGGCCGCTACGACCGGCCTTGGGGTCCCGAACGCGAGATCTTCGGCAAGATCCGCTACATGACCTGCGACAACACCCGCCGCAAGGTGAAGGTCGATGGCTACCTGAAGAAGTATTCCGCCGGCGGACGGCAGACGGAGCTTGGATTCGAGTGA
- a CDS encoding lamin tail domain-containing protein, translating into MNELDYQSSGRRVRRLRCEQLEPRLALAGLVISEFLAANTSGLQDEDGDRSDWIELHNDTPDAVDLANWRLTDDEATPAKWTLPSITLQADARLLVFASGKDRAVAGQELHANFALDRDGEYLALVDPFGAVVDAFSPFPEQTDDVSYGRGAVATLEEPLVDEGHPVRVIVPTAATDVVGLEWTLPAYDDAAWTAGVAGVGYERSPSDSLNYSPYIGTDVDLLMPVGRNTAYARFEFNVAATGELADLELRLRYDDGFVAYLNGQEIARTNSPAAASWNSTATGQRSDSQVVNYQTFDVSGYLDAVVEGANVLAIHGLNVNGSSDLLIDPLLLANRSLGAADVYMMTPTPGGANASGTLGFVEDTTFSVDRGFYDEPFDVLITTDSQGAQIRYTLDGSEPTATSGLIYNPAAPPRIASTTVLRAAAFKAGFTPTNVDTQTYLFLDNVLQQDGAGLPPHADWGYQGPDWEMDPEVVNHPEYTGTLRDDLQAVPTVSLVMPWDAWFGGGGEGIYISGTNVERPGSVEFFNAPGADEFQINAALETQGGTSADRWKLDKLSVRATFKAPFGPTDLDADLFTEGLVDGNAADEFDTLIFDAHSNYIWAYGGGANPTDQRGRAKYVQDAFVADLQNQLGGAAPHGRFVHLYINGLYWGMYEMHERPDESFAEAYLGGDKDDYDVIKHTATTVVAGDATAAANYASMLGLVRQNMTVPANYQAAAAVVDVPDLIRYMLVNYYAGNTDWAHHNWYASFNRESPDGRWRFHSWDAEHVLKGLGDNVTLAGNYVGSPEEVHSRLIANPEYRLLFSDMVQEHLTNGGALTPAAAAATYQARVDEIDRAIVGESARWGDSHTTGQEAPGDGGAYTREHWLATQLDLADNYFPNRTGVVLSQFESRGWLVNTQAPIMNQYGGAAPVGFELSLANPNSGGQLYYTLDGSDPRQPGGAVSRGAIAYGGPIELTASTRLRARVLSGGEWSAEVDESFTVGEPLPLRIVELNYHPAEAEDHEFIELLNTGSEPISLDGAAIGGFSETPYAFPVGLSLTAGERIVVARNPAEFTSRYGASVNLAATGYANANLSNSGELVTLTDQFGQVLQAFTYSDDDPWPAAADGGGYTLVYSGPLDADAADPVATEGDPYDDPANWRASYALGGTPGAAESSLPGDYNSDSVVDALDHSLWRATYGSTSDLRADGNGDGTVNAADYTIWRDNLTPAPVPTPTNEGDEAQVAEAGEVGHTEPVAAHALLPAGRPQRSAPARPIATNGGGVQSSDDSLLLLLALDRANALHRGTPVESVSSSLAVDHGEPQSSDLMDPFAGPLSPVVGRPLKR; encoded by the coding sequence GTGAACGAACTTGACTATCAGAGCAGCGGTCGTCGCGTCAGGCGACTCCGCTGCGAGCAGCTTGAGCCGAGGCTCGCCCTAGCCGGTTTGGTGATCAGCGAGTTCCTGGCCGCGAATACTTCGGGGTTGCAGGACGAGGACGGCGATCGCTCCGACTGGATCGAGCTTCACAACGACACGCCCGACGCCGTGGACCTCGCCAATTGGCGGCTCACAGACGACGAGGCAACGCCCGCCAAGTGGACGCTCCCCTCGATCACCCTGCAGGCGGACGCGCGGCTGCTGGTGTTTGCGTCAGGCAAGGACCGTGCGGTTGCGGGGCAGGAGCTGCACGCCAACTTCGCGCTCGACCGCGACGGGGAGTATCTGGCGCTCGTCGACCCGTTTGGCGCGGTTGTTGACGCGTTCTCTCCCTTCCCAGAGCAAACGGATGACGTTTCGTATGGGCGGGGAGCGGTGGCGACGCTCGAAGAGCCGCTGGTGGATGAAGGCCACCCCGTGCGGGTGATAGTGCCGACCGCCGCGACCGACGTTGTCGGCCTGGAGTGGACACTGCCCGCGTACGACGACGCCGCTTGGACGGCTGGCGTGGCCGGCGTGGGGTATGAACGCTCGCCCTCCGACTCTCTCAACTACAGTCCGTACATTGGCACGGACGTTGACTTGCTGATGCCCGTCGGCCGGAACACGGCCTACGCCCGCTTTGAGTTCAACGTCGCGGCCACTGGCGAGCTGGCCGACCTGGAGTTGAGGCTCCGCTACGACGATGGCTTCGTCGCCTACCTCAACGGCCAGGAGATCGCCCGCACGAACAGCCCCGCCGCTGCTAGCTGGAACTCCACAGCAACCGGCCAGCGGAGCGACTCTCAGGTGGTTAACTACCAGACATTCGACGTGAGCGGCTACCTTGACGCGGTGGTCGAGGGCGCCAACGTGTTGGCGATCCACGGGCTCAACGTGAACGGCAGCTCCGACCTTCTGATCGACCCGCTGCTGCTGGCGAACCGATCGCTCGGCGCGGCGGACGTGTACATGATGACGCCTACACCGGGCGGGGCAAACGCTTCGGGCACGCTCGGGTTCGTCGAAGACACCACTTTCTCGGTCGACCGCGGGTTCTACGACGAACCCTTTGACGTGCTCATCACGACCGACAGCCAGGGCGCCCAGATCCGCTACACGCTGGACGGGAGCGAGCCGACCGCCACCAGCGGCCTGATCTACAACCCCGCTGCGCCGCCGCGGATCGCGTCCACCACCGTGCTCCGAGCCGCCGCGTTCAAGGCCGGCTTCACGCCGACGAACGTGGACACCCAGACCTACCTGTTCCTGGATAACGTTCTGCAGCAGGACGGCGCGGGCCTCCCCCCGCACGCCGACTGGGGCTACCAGGGACCCGATTGGGAGATGGACCCGGAGGTCGTGAACCACCCAGAGTACACCGGCACGCTGCGGGATGACCTGCAGGCCGTACCGACGGTGTCCCTAGTAATGCCGTGGGACGCCTGGTTCGGCGGGGGAGGGGAGGGCATCTACATTTCGGGGACCAATGTCGAGCGTCCCGGGTCCGTGGAGTTCTTCAACGCGCCGGGGGCCGACGAGTTCCAGATCAACGCCGCGCTCGAGACCCAGGGCGGCACGAGCGCGGACCGGTGGAAGCTGGACAAGCTCTCGGTCCGCGCCACCTTCAAGGCGCCCTTCGGCCCGACCGACCTGGACGCCGACCTGTTCACCGAAGGGCTGGTCGATGGCAACGCGGCGGACGAGTTCGACACGCTTATCTTCGACGCGCACAGCAATTACATCTGGGCCTACGGCGGCGGCGCCAACCCGACCGACCAACGCGGCCGCGCGAAGTACGTGCAGGACGCGTTTGTCGCGGACCTGCAGAACCAGCTAGGCGGCGCCGCCCCGCACGGCCGGTTCGTGCACCTGTACATCAACGGTCTGTACTGGGGTATGTACGAGATGCACGAACGCCCCGACGAGAGCTTCGCCGAGGCGTACCTGGGCGGTGACAAGGACGACTACGACGTCATCAAGCACACCGCCACGACCGTCGTCGCGGGCGACGCCACCGCGGCGGCCAATTATGCGTCGATGCTCGGCCTCGTGCGGCAGAACATGACGGTCCCGGCCAACTACCAGGCGGCCGCCGCCGTGGTCGACGTGCCCGACCTGATCCGCTACATGCTGGTGAACTACTACGCCGGCAACACCGACTGGGCCCACCACAACTGGTACGCGTCGTTCAACAGGGAGTCGCCCGACGGCCGCTGGCGGTTCCACAGCTGGGACGCCGAGCACGTCCTCAAGGGGCTGGGCGACAACGTCACGCTGGCGGGCAACTACGTCGGCAGCCCCGAGGAGGTCCACAGCCGGCTCATCGCGAACCCCGAGTACCGCCTGCTGTTCTCCGACATGGTGCAGGAGCACCTGACCAACGGCGGCGCGCTGACCCCCGCCGCAGCGGCCGCTACCTACCAGGCCCGCGTTGACGAGATCGATCGCGCTATCGTCGGCGAGAGCGCCCGCTGGGGCGATAGCCACACCACCGGCCAGGAGGCGCCAGGCGACGGCGGCGCCTACACTCGTGAGCACTGGCTTGCGACCCAGCTGGACCTCGCCGACAACTACTTCCCGAATCGCACCGGGGTGGTGCTGTCGCAGTTCGAGTCTCGTGGTTGGCTGGTCAACACCCAGGCGCCAATCATGAACCAGTACGGCGGCGCGGCGCCGGTTGGGTTTGAGCTGTCGCTCGCCAACCCCAACTCTGGCGGGCAGCTCTACTACACGCTGGACGGCAGCGACCCGCGTCAGCCGGGCGGGGCTGTGAGCCGGGGCGCGATCGCCTACGGCGGCCCCATCGAGTTGACCGCCAGCACGCGGCTGCGGGCGCGGGTGCTCAGTGGCGGCGAATGGAGCGCCGAGGTCGACGAGTCGTTCACGGTGGGCGAACCGCTCCCGCTGCGGATCGTGGAGTTGAATTACCACCCGGCCGAGGCAGAAGACCACGAGTTCATTGAGCTGCTCAACACGGGTAGCGAGCCGATCAGCCTCGATGGCGCCGCCATCGGCGGGTTCTCGGAAACTCCCTATGCGTTTCCTGTCGGCTTGAGTCTGACTGCTGGCGAACGGATCGTCGTCGCGCGAAACCCAGCTGAGTTCACTAGCCGCTATGGCGCCAGTGTAAACCTGGCCGCAACCGGCTACGCCAATGCGAACCTCAGCAACAGCGGCGAACTAGTGACTCTCACCGACCAGTTCGGCCAGGTCTTGCAGGCTTTCACATACAGCGATGACGATCCATGGCCCGCCGCGGCCGATGGTGGCGGCTACACGCTGGTCTACAGCGGTCCGCTCGACGCCGACGCGGCGGACCCGGTAGCTACCGAGGGCGATCCCTACGACGATCCAGCCAACTGGCGCGCCAGCTACGCTCTCGGCGGGACGCCTGGCGCCGCCGAGTCCTCGCTGCCGGGCGACTACAATAGCGACTCGGTGGTCGACGCGCTGGACCACAGCCTGTGGCGGGCGACCTACGGTTCCACCTCCGACCTGCGGGCAGACGGCAACGGCGATGGAACGGTTAACGCGGCGGACTACACTATTTGGCGCGACAACCTAACACCCGCGCCCGTTCCGACGCCGACCAATGAGGGTGACGAGGCCCAAGTGGCCGAGGCAGGCGAGGTGGGGCACACCGAGCCTGTTGCGGCGCACGCCTTGCTGCCCGCGGGCCGGCCGCAACGATCCGCCCCAGCTCGCCCGATTGCGACAAATGGAGGAGGGGTGCAATCGTCTGATGACAGCCTGCTGCTCCTACTTGCATTGGATCGGGCGAACGCCCTTCATCGCGGCACGCCGGTCGAATCGGTGTCAAGCAGCCTCGCAGTCGACCATGGCGAGCCGCAGTCGTCGGACCTGATGGATCCCTTCGCGGGACCTCTATCGCCCGTTGTCGGCAGGCCGTTGAAGCGCTAG
- a CDS encoding 2-isopropylmalate synthase, with product MRNITIFDTTLRDGEQSPGASMNLAEKLEVAQALVDLKVDVIEAGFPIASPGDFEAVQAVAKMVRGAQVCGLARCNPKDIDRAWEALQGAENPRIHVFLATSAIHREFKLKMGKEEIISRAVEGVTRAKGYCSNIEFSPEDAARTEIDFLCEVVEAAITAGATTVNIPDTVGYAMPAQFGQVIRTLRERVPNIDDAVISVHCHNDLGMAVANSLAAVENGAGQVECTINGIGERAGNCSLEEIVMALRTRSDYFDANTRIHTPRLVPISRLVSGITGMEVQRNKAIVGRNAFAHESGIHQDGMLKEPTTYEIMRPEEVGFTKTDLVLGKHSGRAALADRAKELGFHLEGDQLNDVFDAFKKLADKKKEVYDADIVALIEKRTTSGDELWALSSYEVKMTKDQVPSATVTLTRGEETFSDTFFGGDGPLDALFRVVEKITDQSVTVRDYAVHSVSQGKDAQGESTIEVEHNGKIYRGRGVSTDTVEASTLAFVNAMNRVAAGGGQDLSEYRPGAV from the coding sequence ATGCGAAACATCACGATCTTCGACACCACCCTCCGCGATGGCGAGCAGTCCCCAGGTGCCAGTATGAACCTGGCCGAGAAGCTCGAGGTCGCCCAGGCGCTGGTCGACCTGAAGGTGGATGTCATCGAGGCCGGCTTCCCAATCGCCTCGCCGGGCGATTTCGAGGCCGTTCAAGCCGTCGCCAAGATGGTCCGCGGAGCTCAGGTCTGCGGCTTGGCCCGCTGCAACCCGAAGGACATTGATCGGGCGTGGGAGGCGCTGCAGGGCGCCGAGAACCCGCGGATCCACGTGTTCCTCGCTACCAGCGCCATCCACCGCGAGTTCAAGCTGAAGATGGGCAAGGAGGAGATCATCTCCCGCGCGGTAGAAGGAGTAACGCGGGCCAAGGGCTACTGCTCCAACATCGAGTTCTCGCCCGAGGACGCCGCCCGCACGGAAATCGACTTCCTGTGCGAGGTGGTCGAGGCGGCGATCACGGCCGGCGCCACCACGGTCAACATCCCGGACACGGTCGGCTACGCGATGCCGGCCCAGTTCGGACAGGTGATCCGCACGCTCCGCGAACGTGTGCCCAACATCGACGACGCGGTCATCAGCGTGCACTGCCACAACGACCTCGGCATGGCCGTGGCAAACAGCCTGGCGGCCGTTGAGAACGGCGCCGGCCAGGTTGAGTGCACCATCAACGGCATCGGCGAGCGGGCGGGCAACTGCTCGCTGGAAGAAATCGTCATGGCCCTCCGCACCCGCAGCGACTACTTCGACGCCAATACCCGCATCCACACGCCCCGTTTGGTGCCGATCAGCCGCCTGGTCTCGGGCATCACCGGCATGGAGGTGCAGCGCAACAAGGCGATCGTGGGGCGCAACGCGTTCGCCCACGAGTCCGGCATCCACCAAGACGGCATGCTGAAAGAGCCAACCACCTACGAGATTATGCGTCCCGAGGAGGTCGGCTTCACCAAGACCGATCTCGTGCTCGGCAAGCACAGCGGCCGCGCCGCGCTGGCCGACCGGGCGAAGGAGTTGGGCTTCCACCTGGAGGGCGATCAGCTGAACGATGTGTTCGACGCGTTCAAGAAGCTGGCCGACAAAAAGAAAGAGGTCTACGACGCCGACATCGTCGCGTTGATCGAGAAACGCACGACTTCAGGCGATGAGCTGTGGGCGCTCTCCTCGTACGAGGTAAAGATGACCAAGGACCAGGTCCCCTCGGCGACCGTCACGCTGACCCGTGGCGAAGAGACCTTCTCCGACACGTTCTTCGGCGGCGACGGGCCGCTCGACGCGCTGTTCCGGGTGGTCGAGAAGATCACCGACCAGTCCGTCACGGTGCGCGACTACGCGGTCCACAGCGTCAGCCAAGGCAAAGATGCGCAGGGCGAGTCGACCATCGAGGTTGAGCACAACGGCAAGATCTACCGCGGCCGGGGCGTCTCGACGGACACGGTCGAGGCGAGCACACTGGCGTTCGTCAACGCGATGAACCGTGTCGCGGCCGGCGGCGGGCAGGACCTGTCCGAGTACCGGCCCGGCGCCGTTTGA